One window of Microcoleus vaginatus PCC 9802 genomic DNA carries:
- a CDS encoding DUF1815 family protein — MFLRLAEQHRKFVQDLVMNLQALAIVLEHRGYLASCYTCGGQMNSASFMVSLTDNHLIRFLVSDYGITWTEMRDDRELMKLEGAEAISQLQELANLVKYQIQPSEATLATAQ; from the coding sequence GTGTTTCTGAGACTTGCAGAACAACACCGTAAATTCGTTCAAGATTTGGTAATGAACCTCCAAGCTTTAGCGATCGTGCTAGAGCATCGGGGTTATCTGGCATCCTGCTACACTTGCGGGGGTCAGATGAACAGTGCCTCATTTATGGTCAGTTTGACGGACAACCATCTGATTCGATTCTTAGTGTCAGATTACGGTATCACTTGGACTGAGATGCGGGACGACCGCGAACTCATGAAACTAGAAGGTGCAGAAGCTATTAGTCAGTTACAAGAACTGGCAAATCTCGTAAAGTATCAAATCCAACCTTCGGAAGCTACTTTAGCGACGGCGCAGTGA
- a CDS encoding JAB domain-containing protein, which translates to MTYSLRIVDLPTSERPRERLMAGGPKSLATAELIAILLGTGQGQGKLSAVGLGQYILNQLSLHHRDPLAVLRTISVQELTQIHGIGPAKATSILAAVELGKRVFQSRPPEMAVVDSPQAAADALSQDLMWQSQERFAVVLLDVKNRLLGTQVITIGTATETLAHPRDIFREVIRQGATRAIISHNHPSGIVEPSPEDIALTRQLLAGAQFLSIPLLDHLILGNGDFRSLRQTTTLWDEYPQGD; encoded by the coding sequence ATGACTTACAGCTTGAGAATTGTCGATTTGCCAACGAGTGAACGGCCACGGGAACGGTTGATGGCGGGTGGCCCGAAAAGTTTGGCGACTGCAGAATTGATTGCGATTCTCCTGGGTACTGGTCAGGGACAAGGCAAACTTTCCGCCGTCGGGCTCGGACAGTATATTTTAAATCAGTTGAGTTTGCACCACCGTGATCCTCTGGCTGTGCTACGCACTATTAGCGTTCAAGAGTTGACGCAGATTCACGGGATTGGCCCTGCTAAGGCGACTTCGATTTTGGCTGCCGTGGAGTTGGGGAAGCGGGTGTTTCAGTCGCGGCCACCGGAAATGGCTGTGGTTGACTCTCCCCAAGCGGCGGCGGACGCCCTGAGTCAGGATTTGATGTGGCAGTCTCAGGAACGTTTTGCTGTAGTGCTGCTGGATGTGAAAAATCGGCTGCTGGGTACTCAGGTAATTACGATCGGCACAGCAACGGAAACTTTGGCTCACCCACGGGATATTTTTCGCGAGGTGATCCGCCAGGGGGCGACGCGGGCGATTATCTCGCACAATCACCCCTCGGGGATTGTGGAGCCAAGCCCGGAAGATATTGCTTTGACGCGACAGTTGCTGGCGGGAGCGCAGTTTTTGTCGATTCCCCTGCTGGATCACTTGATTTTGGGGAATGGCGATTTTCGGAGCTTGCGGCAGACTACAACGCTTTGGGACGAGTATCCCCAAGGCGATTGA